A single region of the Gephyromycinifex aptenodytis genome encodes:
- a CDS encoding Bax inhibitor-1/YccA family protein, protein MSNPVFNRIDKESSRGYAGFGSQPSSGQYGPPSGQYGQRSAGTQSSPYSTQGMSEAQLRDLYARPAAGPVQTGRLTVDDVIMKAALLFGIMIVVAAGTWFVGATVSPAIASMAMLVGIFVTLGLGLLIAFKKTISVPLIVTYAAVEGLLVGGISFMFETMYDGLVTTAIIATLSVFAAMFIGWKAGYIKVTAKSRRIFGMAIMGYLIFALVNLGFSLFGANNGWGIFGQGSNMGILLSVFVVGLASYSLAMDFDSIDRAVSSGAPQQYSWLLAHGLLVTVVWLYLEILRLLAHLQGRD, encoded by the coding sequence ATGAGCAACCCGGTCTTCAACCGGATCGACAAGGAGAGCAGTCGCGGCTACGCCGGATTCGGCAGCCAGCCCTCCTCCGGCCAGTACGGCCCGCCGTCCGGTCAGTACGGCCAGCGCTCGGCCGGAACCCAGAGCAGCCCATACTCCACGCAGGGCATGAGCGAAGCCCAGCTGCGCGATCTGTACGCACGCCCCGCGGCGGGCCCGGTCCAGACCGGCCGCCTCACGGTAGACGACGTCATCATGAAGGCCGCGCTGCTGTTCGGCATCATGATCGTCGTTGCTGCAGGTACCTGGTTCGTTGGCGCAACGGTCAGCCCCGCCATCGCAAGCATGGCCATGCTGGTCGGCATCTTCGTCACCCTGGGCCTGGGGCTGCTGATCGCCTTCAAGAAGACGATCTCTGTGCCGCTCATCGTCACCTACGCAGCCGTTGAGGGTCTCCTCGTCGGTGGCATCAGCTTCATGTTCGAGACGATGTACGACGGCCTGGTGACGACCGCGATCATCGCGACGCTGTCCGTCTTCGCGGCGATGTTCATCGGCTGGAAGGCCGGCTACATCAAGGTCACCGCCAAGAGCCGCCGAATCTTCGGCATGGCGATTATGGGCTACCTCATCTTCGCCCTGGTGAACCTCGGTTTCTCGCTCTTCGGCGCGAACAACGGCTGGGGCATCTTCGGCCAGGGTTCGAACATGGGCATCCTGCTGTCGGTCTTCGTGGTCGGCTTGGCGTCGTACTCCCTTGCCATGGACTTCGACTCCATCGACCGTGCCGTCTCCTCTGGTGCTCCGCAGCAGTACAGCTGGCTGCTGGCGCACGGGCTTCTCGTCACGGTCGTCTGGCTCTACCTGGAGATCTTGCGTCTGCTCGCACACTTGCAGGGCCGCGACTGA
- a CDS encoding uracil-DNA glycosylase, protein MTESRPDPAPHPITGQLFRSPVPPGSGWPQDPATPATAVAKDGRDVQRIAVACTEVAEVDAAVSVCRACPRLVQWREDVARTRRAAFADQPYWGRPVPGFGAQQPRVLVVGLAPAAHGANRTGRMFTGDRSGEWLYAALYRAGFADRERTEHAGDGLTLHQMRIVAPVRCAPPQNAPTAQEKATCAPWLDRELAFAAPGLRSILALGQIGWTTTLAAARRGGWSVPRPRPAFGHAAQALLATPDGSPVRLVGSYHVSQQNTFTGRLTERMLDAAIALL, encoded by the coding sequence GTGACCGAGTCCCGCCCAGATCCCGCGCCACACCCCATCACCGGCCAGTTGTTCCGTTCCCCGGTGCCACCGGGCTCCGGTTGGCCGCAGGACCCCGCGACCCCGGCAACCGCAGTGGCCAAGGACGGGCGTGACGTACAGCGCATCGCTGTCGCCTGTACGGAGGTGGCCGAGGTTGACGCGGCAGTATCGGTGTGCCGCGCCTGTCCGCGCCTGGTGCAATGGCGAGAGGACGTCGCGCGCACACGGCGGGCGGCTTTTGCCGATCAGCCGTACTGGGGCAGGCCCGTTCCCGGGTTCGGTGCGCAGCAGCCCCGCGTATTGGTCGTCGGGCTCGCCCCGGCTGCTCACGGGGCCAACCGGACCGGGCGGATGTTCACTGGCGACCGCAGCGGTGAATGGCTGTACGCAGCGCTGTACCGGGCCGGGTTCGCCGATCGGGAGCGTACCGAGCACGCGGGGGACGGGCTCACCCTGCACCAGATGCGTATCGTCGCCCCCGTGCGCTGCGCCCCGCCGCAGAACGCCCCTACGGCGCAAGAGAAAGCGACCTGTGCGCCGTGGCTGGACCGCGAACTAGCCTTCGCGGCGCCAGGATTGCGCTCCATCCTGGCGCTGGGCCAGATCGGGTGGACGACGACATTGGCTGCGGCCCGTCGCGGTGGGTGGAGCGTGCCGCGTCCGCGCCCGGCGTTCGGGCACGCAGCCCAGGCGCTGCTGGCGACCCCGGATGGATCGCCGGTCAGGCTGGTGGGCAGTTATCACGTCAGCCAACAGAACACGTTCACGGGGCGGTTGACCGAGCGGATGCTCGACGCGGCGATCGCGCTCCTCTAG
- a CDS encoding Ppx/GppA phosphatase family protein, with protein MTRVAVLDCGTNSLRLLVADIQDTLQEVTRQTQIVRLGAGVDANGCIDDEARSRAAAVCREYAGVCEELKVERVRFVATSAARDAANMDEVGAQLSACFPGREVPVEVIGGKEEAELSFLGATAGLAEQGRPAPYLVVDHGGGSTEFVRGDQGVEQSISVDLGSVRLFERHLHSDPPTAEQIAAAAREIDEHLDAAQEQVRFDGVGTLLGLAGTVTTLTAHALKLDSYDRNRVHGANVPLGVMLAGCDHLLTLSTKERAELPYMHPGRADVIAAGALTWSRIVRRVVARSPQFVQLTSESDLLDGAAWRLGS; from the coding sequence ATGACGCGCGTCGCAGTTCTCGATTGCGGAACTAACTCCCTTCGACTTCTCGTGGCCGACATCCAGGACACCTTGCAGGAGGTGACCAGGCAGACGCAGATCGTGCGCCTTGGCGCGGGCGTGGACGCCAACGGCTGCATCGACGATGAGGCGCGCTCGCGGGCAGCCGCGGTCTGTCGCGAATATGCCGGCGTATGCGAGGAACTGAAGGTGGAACGGGTGCGCTTCGTCGCCACATCGGCGGCTCGGGACGCGGCGAACATGGACGAGGTCGGCGCCCAGCTATCGGCTTGCTTCCCCGGTCGAGAGGTGCCGGTGGAAGTCATTGGAGGAAAGGAAGAAGCGGAACTCTCGTTCTTGGGAGCAACGGCCGGACTGGCTGAGCAAGGACGGCCGGCGCCCTACCTCGTGGTCGATCATGGTGGTGGTTCGACTGAGTTCGTGCGTGGTGATCAGGGGGTCGAGCAGAGCATCAGCGTAGATCTGGGTTCAGTGCGCCTCTTCGAGCGACACCTGCACAGCGACCCGCCCACTGCGGAGCAGATCGCTGCCGCGGCCCGGGAGATCGATGAGCACCTCGACGCTGCCCAGGAGCAGGTGCGTTTCGATGGTGTCGGCACACTGCTCGGGCTAGCTGGGACGGTGACCACTTTGACGGCGCATGCCCTCAAACTGGATTCCTACGACCGCAACCGCGTGCACGGGGCGAACGTGCCGCTCGGGGTCATGCTCGCCGGCTGCGACCACTTGCTGACGTTGAGCACGAAGGAACGCGCTGAGCTGCCCTATATGCATCCTGGGCGCGCCGACGTGATCGCCGCCGGGGCCTTGACCTGGTCTCGCATTGTGCGGCGGGTGGTTGCCCGCTCACCGCAGTTCGTCCAGCTCACGTCGGAGAGCGACCTGCTCGACGGGGCGGCGTGGCGACTGGGATCGTGA
- a CDS encoding DUF501 domain-containing protein yields MNEQVGPGPESLTNADLAAVHSQLGRAPRDIVQIAHRCPCGQPDVVATAPRLSDGTPFPTTFYATCPRLTGAISTLESSGLMREMSARLQQDAELAANYQRAHEDYLERRDALGEVPEIAGISAGGMPKRVKCLHVLVGHSLATGPGVNPLGDEALEALPRWWEAGPCGTQTGKAPETTRPSEQAQDPAGGPQISDGAHAVAERNE; encoded by the coding sequence ATGAACGAGCAAGTCGGCCCTGGGCCCGAGTCATTGACGAACGCTGATCTGGCCGCCGTGCACAGCCAGCTCGGTCGAGCGCCGCGAGATATCGTGCAGATCGCTCACCGATGCCCCTGTGGCCAGCCCGATGTAGTGGCTACCGCTCCTCGCCTCTCAGACGGAACCCCCTTCCCCACGACTTTCTACGCCACCTGCCCGCGACTGACGGGCGCGATCAGCACCCTGGAGTCATCCGGGCTGATGCGGGAGATGAGCGCGCGCCTGCAGCAAGATGCTGAGCTGGCCGCGAACTACCAACGGGCCCACGAGGACTATCTCGAGCGGCGGGACGCCCTCGGCGAGGTTCCCGAAATCGCCGGAATCTCTGCTGGCGGCATGCCCAAGCGCGTCAAGTGCCTGCATGTGCTCGTCGGACACTCCCTGGCCACCGGGCCCGGGGTCAATCCGCTGGGCGACGAAGCGCTGGAGGCACTGCCGCGCTGGTGGGAGGCGGGGCCGTGCGGAACTCAGACAGGCAAGGCTCCCGAGACGACGAGGCCGTCCGAACAGGCACAAGACCCGGCCGGTGGGCCGCAGATATCCGACGGCGCCCACGCCGTGGCTGAGAGGAACGAGTAG
- a CDS encoding FtsB family cell division protein gives MSADGRRRSPGPSGTSRRVSGARRPAGRASARPAGAAGPRTSNRARRGSTAANRATAGAFARRSTRRLAALCGVFVLLAIMLVPPLRAYLDQQQQYRDLQAKVSRQEQSVSDLQARSQRWNDPIFVEQQARERLQYVRPGETAYTVVGAESLQEQAGAGRISVVNPARRDESSAWYARMWESARLVDGLDTDPLAAPVTSLERPGADPGAKLGETPDITPGNAPTTTTDPAP, from the coding sequence ATGAGTGCGGACGGCCGCCGTCGCTCCCCGGGGCCCTCGGGAACATCCCGACGGGTTTCCGGGGCGCGTCGTCCTGCCGGCCGGGCCTCGGCCCGGCCGGCAGGGGCGGCCGGTCCGCGCACCTCCAACCGCGCCCGGCGCGGGTCCACAGCAGCTAATCGCGCCACGGCGGGGGCCTTTGCCCGTCGTTCGACCCGGCGGTTGGCCGCATTGTGCGGTGTGTTCGTGTTGCTGGCGATCATGCTCGTCCCGCCACTGCGTGCTTACCTGGATCAGCAGCAGCAATATCGCGACCTGCAGGCCAAGGTGAGCCGCCAAGAGCAATCCGTCTCGGACCTGCAAGCCCGTTCGCAGCGCTGGAACGACCCGATCTTCGTGGAGCAGCAGGCGCGGGAGCGCCTGCAATATGTTCGCCCCGGTGAGACCGCCTACACGGTTGTCGGCGCGGAATCCCTACAGGAGCAGGCTGGCGCCGGGCGGATCAGCGTGGTGAATCCCGCTCGCCGCGACGAATCGTCGGCTTGGTACGCCCGGATGTGGGAATCAGCGCGTCTGGTGGACGGCCTCGACACCGACCCGTTGGCGGCGCCCGTGACATCCCTGGAGCGTCCCGGTGCCGATCCCGGCGCGAAGCTTGGCGAGACTCCCGACATCACCCCGGGCAATGCGCCCACGACAACGACAGATCCAGCCCCATGA
- the eno gene encoding phosphopyruvate hydratase, with protein MASIEHIEAREILDSRGNPTVEVEVLLDDGTVARAAVPSGASTGAFEAVERRDGDQGRYLGKGVEQAVDAVIDEITPRLVGFDASDQRLIDSEMIALDGTDNKGKLGANAILGVSLAVARAAADSAGLPLFRYVGGPNAHVLPVPMMNILNGGSHADTNVDIQEFMIAPIGAASFKEALRWGAEVYHTLKKVLQDKGLATGLGDEGGFAPNLGSNREALDVIIEAITAAGYTPGKDIALALDVAASEFYSDGAYSFEGGKKSAGEMTDYYAELVEAYPLVSIEDPLDEDDWEGWKQITERLGNKIQIVGDDLFVTNPERLSRGIESDTANALLVKVNQIGSLTETLDAVTMAQVAGYKCMMSHRSGETEDTTIADLAVATNCGQIKTGAPARSERVAKYNQLLRIEELLDDAALYAGAGAFPRFNRGQ; from the coding sequence GTGGCAAGTATCGAGCACATTGAGGCACGCGAGATCCTCGACTCCCGCGGCAACCCCACCGTCGAAGTCGAGGTTCTCCTTGACGACGGAACCGTTGCCCGCGCGGCAGTTCCCAGCGGCGCCTCCACCGGCGCCTTCGAGGCGGTTGAGCGTCGCGATGGCGACCAGGGCCGTTACCTCGGTAAGGGCGTCGAGCAGGCCGTGGACGCCGTCATCGACGAGATCACCCCCCGTCTGGTCGGCTTTGACGCCAGCGACCAGCGACTCATCGACTCCGAGATGATCGCCCTGGACGGAACCGACAACAAGGGCAAGTTGGGCGCCAACGCGATTCTCGGCGTTTCGCTGGCCGTGGCCCGCGCAGCCGCCGACTCAGCTGGTCTGCCGCTGTTCCGCTACGTCGGAGGCCCGAACGCACACGTGCTGCCGGTCCCGATGATGAACATCCTCAACGGTGGTTCGCACGCGGACACCAACGTTGACATCCAGGAGTTCATGATCGCCCCCATCGGCGCTGCGAGCTTCAAGGAGGCGCTGCGCTGGGGTGCAGAGGTCTATCACACCCTGAAGAAGGTCCTGCAGGACAAGGGTCTGGCGACCGGTCTCGGCGACGAGGGTGGCTTCGCCCCCAACCTGGGCAGCAACCGCGAGGCCCTCGACGTCATCATCGAGGCCATCACCGCTGCTGGCTACACCCCCGGCAAGGACATCGCGCTGGCCCTGGACGTGGCCGCCTCGGAGTTCTACTCCGACGGTGCCTACTCCTTCGAGGGCGGCAAGAAGAGCGCCGGTGAAATGACGGACTACTACGCCGAGCTCGTCGAGGCCTACCCGCTGGTCTCCATCGAGGACCCGCTGGACGAGGACGACTGGGAGGGCTGGAAGCAGATCACCGAGCGTCTGGGCAACAAGATCCAGATCGTCGGCGACGACCTGTTCGTCACCAACCCCGAGCGGCTTTCGCGTGGTATCGAGAGCGACACCGCGAACGCCCTGTTGGTCAAGGTCAACCAGATCGGTTCACTCACCGAGACCCTGGACGCCGTCACCATGGCCCAGGTCGCCGGCTACAAGTGCATGATGAGCCACCGTTCCGGTGAGACCGAGGACACGACCATCGCTGACCTCGCCGTCGCCACCAACTGCGGCCAGATCAAGACCGGTGCACCGGCCCGTTCGGAGCGCGTCGCCAAGTACAACCAGCTCCTGCGGATCGAGGAACTCCTCGACGACGCGGCTCTCTACGCCGGCGCCGGGGCCTTCCCGCGTTTCAACCGCGGTCAGTAA
- the mazG gene encoding nucleoside triphosphate pyrophosphohydrolase, translating into MTAQAQPGQQLLRLVQVMDTLLSPGGCPWDAEQTHETLAPYAVEEAYELVEAISSGNPDDIADELGDVLLQVVFHARVAQNAGTFDVDDVAERITEKLYRRHPHVFANVDATTPEQVEANWDAIKAAEKPERRGPLDGIPTGMPPLERAVKVVSRLERAGLGEQVTAAARGKDLGAQMLALVLHARESNLDVAIALRGTLAALEADVAAADRSSGG; encoded by the coding sequence ATGACGGCGCAGGCGCAACCCGGTCAGCAGCTCCTGCGACTCGTTCAGGTCATGGACACCCTCCTGAGCCCTGGAGGGTGTCCATGGGACGCCGAACAGACCCACGAGACGCTGGCGCCCTACGCTGTTGAAGAGGCATACGAGCTGGTCGAGGCGATCAGTTCGGGCAACCCAGACGACATTGCCGATGAATTGGGTGATGTCCTGCTGCAGGTGGTCTTCCACGCCCGGGTGGCCCAGAACGCTGGCACCTTCGACGTCGACGATGTAGCCGAGCGGATCACCGAGAAGCTCTACCGCCGCCACCCGCACGTCTTCGCAAACGTGGACGCCACCACCCCCGAGCAGGTAGAGGCTAATTGGGATGCCATCAAGGCTGCCGAGAAGCCGGAGCGGCGCGGCCCGTTGGATGGCATCCCCACCGGGATGCCCCCGCTGGAGCGTGCCGTGAAAGTCGTTTCCCGGCTGGAACGCGCAGGCTTGGGGGAGCAGGTCACCGCCGCTGCACGCGGGAAGGACCTCGGGGCTCAAATGCTTGCGCTCGTACTGCATGCCCGCGAGTCCAATCTTGACGTTGCCATCGCGCTACGCGGCACCTTGGCAGCCCTGGAAGCAGACGTGGCCGCAGCAGATCGCAGTAGCGGCGGCTGA
- a CDS encoding DUF779 domain-containing protein, with translation MHDPICQFDAGEVAELPTAGPVRVALTPRAAELLQVVVAKHGPVMFHQRGGCCDGSAPMCYALGTFLTGAADVHLGDLEVPGMEPVPVWMGRAQYQAWRHTRLTIDAVPGKGAGLSLEGPEGMRFLTRSRLFTDEEAAALPPL, from the coding sequence ATGCACGATCCCATCTGTCAGTTCGACGCGGGGGAGGTGGCCGAGCTACCAACCGCGGGTCCGGTCCGCGTAGCTCTGACGCCCAGAGCAGCCGAACTCCTCCAGGTCGTCGTCGCTAAACATGGGCCGGTGATGTTCCACCAGCGCGGTGGATGCTGCGACGGCTCCGCCCCGATGTGTTACGCCCTCGGCACGTTCCTCACCGGCGCGGCAGATGTGCACCTGGGCGACCTCGAGGTGCCTGGTATGGAGCCGGTTCCGGTCTGGATGGGGCGGGCTCAGTACCAAGCCTGGAGACACACCCGACTGACCATCGATGCCGTCCCGGGCAAGGGTGCCGGCTTAAGTCTCGAAGGCCCCGAGGGGATGCGCTTCCTCACCAGGTCGCGGCTGTTCACCGACGAGGAGGCAGCCGCGCTGCCTCCTCTGTAG
- the mfd gene encoding transcription-repair coupling factor, with protein sequence MSLARLVDVLRADPAVQRALQLAQKDAGGELVDVTVAPGARPMLLAALTDALTSDGEVGAGDTKRGVLLAITATGREAEDLVAALRCVLPAERIADFPSWETLPHERLSPRSDTVGRRLAVLRRLAHPQPQDPSYGVLDVVVAPIRAVLQPIARNLGELVPVAIKAGQERPLEEIVEALAAAAYTRTDLVERRGEFAVRGGVLDVFPPTQQHPLRLEFFGDEVEEIRTFSVADQRSLEVAEEGLWAPPCREVLLTEQVRSRAKELAHTLPGVADLLGKVAEGIAVEGMESLSPALVDGMETLLDVLPESSRVVLLDPERIRSRAHDLVETSEEFLEASWSNAAAGNTVPIDLRGVLGEASYRTLAQIRAHAMDLELPWWSFSSFAAAPIPEPGQNLEAYAGPDAQDDVLTLRVESYDIEPYRGAREAAIEDLRRWVSEENRLVTVITEGAGFGKRLAEVLAEHEVPYRRQPEGLDTEPGIVHITTGAPGRGFIAPGAGLVVLTETDLVGDHRTGAGSTRDMRKMPSRRRNQVDPLALRPGDHVVHEQHGVGQFVEMAQRTVQGATREYLVLEYASSKRGQPKDRLFVPTDQLDQVTRYVGGEAPTLNKLGGSDWSKTKSRAKKHVKQIAGELIRLYSARMATTGHAFGPDTPWQRELEDAFAYVETPDQLSSIEEVKADMEKSVPMDRLICGDVGYGKTEIAVRAAFKAIQDGKQVAVLVPTTLLVQQHMQTFSERYAQFPVVVKALSRFQSDKESQSVIKGLADGSIDLVIGTHSLLTSRVHFKDLGLVVIDEEQRFGVEHKEQLKALRTNVDVLAMSATPIPRTLEMAVTGIREMSTLATPPEERHPVLTFVGAYDEKQITAAIRRELLREGQLFFVHNKVQSIDKVAARLRELVPEARIATAHGQMGEQRLEQVVVDFWEKQFDVLVCTTIIETGLDISNANTLILDRADTFGLSQLHQLRGRVGRGRERAYAYFLYPPEKTLTDTAHDRLATIASHTDLGSGMQVAMKDLEIRGAGNLLGGEQSGHIAGVGFDLYVRLVGEAVADFRDGGAERRPTEVKIELPVDAHLPHDYVPGERLRLEAYKKLAAVEDEAALAEIEAELVDRYGPLPEPVVNLVEVARLRTVAKRAGVHDIGVQGNMVRFGPLELAESQSLRIQRLYKGTVIKAATRTVLVPRPKTRPVGGTPLRDKEVLSWAAQVLTSVVLDAPVPTR encoded by the coding sequence ATGAGTCTTGCCCGTCTCGTTGATGTCCTGCGTGCGGATCCCGCGGTCCAGCGCGCGCTCCAACTGGCCCAGAAGGACGCCGGTGGGGAGCTTGTCGATGTCACCGTGGCGCCGGGCGCACGGCCGATGCTTCTTGCCGCGTTGACGGATGCCCTGACAAGCGACGGTGAGGTCGGGGCTGGTGACACCAAACGGGGTGTCCTGCTGGCGATCACGGCTACCGGGCGGGAGGCCGAGGACCTGGTCGCTGCGCTGCGCTGCGTTCTGCCGGCCGAGCGGATCGCGGACTTCCCCAGCTGGGAAACGCTGCCGCACGAACGGCTCAGTCCCCGCAGTGACACCGTCGGTCGCCGGTTGGCCGTCTTGCGCCGGCTGGCCCACCCCCAGCCGCAGGACCCCAGCTATGGGGTCCTGGATGTCGTGGTGGCCCCGATCCGGGCCGTGCTGCAGCCCATTGCCCGAAACCTGGGTGAGTTGGTGCCGGTTGCCATCAAGGCAGGTCAGGAACGCCCGCTGGAAGAGATCGTCGAAGCGCTGGCGGCCGCCGCCTACACCCGCACCGACCTTGTTGAACGACGTGGCGAGTTCGCAGTTCGTGGGGGCGTGCTCGATGTCTTCCCGCCCACCCAGCAGCACCCGCTGCGCCTGGAGTTCTTCGGCGACGAAGTCGAGGAGATCCGCACCTTCAGCGTCGCTGACCAGCGCAGCCTCGAGGTCGCAGAGGAAGGGCTGTGGGCCCCGCCGTGCCGGGAGGTACTGCTCACCGAACAGGTTCGCTCGCGCGCCAAAGAACTCGCGCACACCCTGCCCGGTGTGGCCGACCTGCTGGGCAAAGTCGCCGAAGGCATCGCAGTCGAAGGCATGGAGTCCCTTTCTCCGGCGCTGGTGGACGGCATGGAGACCTTGCTCGATGTGCTGCCGGAGTCGTCTCGGGTCGTCCTGCTGGATCCGGAGCGGATCCGCTCCCGCGCGCACGATCTCGTCGAGACCAGCGAGGAGTTCCTCGAAGCGAGCTGGTCCAACGCCGCGGCCGGCAACACGGTGCCGATCGATCTGCGGGGAGTGTTGGGCGAGGCCTCCTATCGCACCCTGGCGCAGATTCGCGCGCACGCCATGGACTTGGAACTACCGTGGTGGAGTTTCTCCAGCTTCGCCGCCGCTCCCATACCGGAGCCTGGGCAGAACCTGGAGGCCTATGCCGGCCCCGACGCGCAGGACGATGTCCTGACACTGCGGGTCGAGAGCTATGACATCGAGCCCTATCGCGGGGCTCGCGAGGCCGCAATCGAGGACCTGCGCCGTTGGGTAAGTGAAGAGAACCGCCTGGTCACCGTGATCACCGAAGGCGCGGGGTTCGGCAAACGTCTCGCTGAGGTGCTGGCCGAGCATGAGGTCCCCTACCGTCGCCAGCCGGAAGGCCTCGACACCGAGCCGGGCATCGTGCACATCACCACGGGCGCCCCGGGACGCGGGTTCATCGCCCCCGGAGCGGGTTTGGTCGTCTTGACCGAAACCGACCTGGTCGGGGACCACCGCACGGGTGCCGGCAGTACGCGGGACATGCGCAAGATGCCCTCACGGCGCCGCAACCAGGTAGATCCCCTCGCCCTGCGCCCCGGCGACCACGTCGTCCACGAGCAACACGGTGTTGGCCAGTTCGTCGAGATGGCCCAGCGCACCGTGCAGGGCGCCACTCGCGAATACCTTGTGCTGGAGTACGCCTCCTCTAAGCGTGGCCAGCCCAAGGATCGCCTCTTCGTGCCGACCGACCAGCTCGACCAGGTCACGCGCTACGTGGGGGGTGAAGCCCCGACCCTGAACAAACTCGGCGGCTCGGACTGGTCCAAGACCAAGAGCCGGGCCAAGAAGCACGTCAAGCAGATCGCGGGGGAGCTCATCCGGCTCTACAGCGCTCGAATGGCGACCACCGGGCATGCGTTCGGGCCCGACACCCCGTGGCAGCGCGAACTCGAAGACGCTTTCGCCTACGTGGAGACCCCCGACCAGCTCTCCAGCATCGAGGAGGTCAAGGCCGACATGGAGAAGTCGGTCCCGATGGACCGCCTCATCTGCGGCGACGTCGGCTACGGCAAGACCGAGATCGCGGTGCGGGCCGCCTTCAAAGCCATCCAGGACGGCAAGCAGGTGGCCGTTCTCGTTCCGACGACGCTGCTGGTCCAGCAGCACATGCAGACCTTCTCCGAGCGCTATGCCCAGTTCCCGGTCGTGGTGAAGGCGCTGTCCCGCTTCCAGAGCGACAAAGAATCCCAGTCGGTGATCAAGGGCCTCGCGGACGGCAGCATCGACCTCGTCATCGGCACGCACAGTCTGTTGACCAGCAGGGTCCACTTCAAGGACCTCGGTCTAGTCGTCATCGATGAGGAACAGCGCTTCGGTGTCGAGCACAAGGAGCAGTTGAAGGCGCTGCGCACGAATGTGGACGTGCTCGCCATGTCTGCCACCCCGATCCCGCGAACCCTGGAGATGGCGGTCACCGGCATCCGGGAGATGAGCACCCTGGCAACGCCCCCGGAGGAGCGCCATCCGGTGCTCACCTTCGTCGGGGCTTACGACGAGAAGCAGATCACCGCCGCGATCCGACGGGAGTTGCTCCGCGAGGGGCAGTTGTTCTTCGTCCACAACAAGGTGCAGAGCATCGACAAGGTCGCGGCCCGACTGCGCGAGCTGGTACCCGAAGCGCGGATCGCCACCGCTCACGGCCAGATGGGGGAGCAACGCCTGGAACAGGTCGTCGTCGACTTCTGGGAGAAGCAGTTCGACGTGCTGGTGTGCACGACGATCATCGAGACCGGTTTGGACATCAGCAACGCGAACACCCTCATCTTGGATCGTGCCGACACCTTCGGGTTGTCCCAGCTGCACCAGTTGCGCGGTCGCGTCGGTCGCGGACGAGAACGCGCCTACGCCTACTTCCTCTATCCGCCCGAGAAGACCCTCACCGACACCGCGCACGACCGGTTGGCCACCATCGCCAGCCACACCGATCTCGGATCGGGGATGCAGGTGGCGATGAAGGACCTGGAGATCCGGGGTGCCGGCAACTTGCTCGGCGGTGAGCAGTCCGGGCACATCGCCGGAGTCGGGTTCGACCTGTATGTGCGTCTGGTGGGCGAGGCCGTCGCCGACTTCCGGGATGGGGGAGCTGAGCGACGCCCGACTGAGGTCAAGATCGAGCTGCCCGTGGACGCCCACCTGCCGCACGATTACGTGCCCGGGGAACGCCTGCGCCTTGAGGCCTACAAGAAGCTGGCGGCAGTAGAAGACGAAGCTGCGCTGGCTGAGATCGAAGCCGAACTCGTGGACCGCTACGGCCCGTTGCCGGAGCCGGTCGTCAACCTGGTGGAGGTGGCCCGTCTGCGCACCGTCGCCAAGCGCGCCGGGGTTCACGACATCGGCGTCCAAGGCAACATGGTCCGGTTCGGGCCGCTGGAACTCGCAGAAAGCCAGAGCCTGCGCATCCAGCGGCTTTACAAGGGCACCGTCATCAAGGCGGCCACCCGCACCGTGCTGGTGCCCCGGCCCAAGACGCGGCCCGTCGGTGGCACACCGTTACGGGACAAGGAAGTGCTGTCTTGGGCGGCACAGGTACTCACCTCGGTGGTTCTGGACGCACCCGTGCCGACGCGCTGA